Proteins from a genomic interval of Bacillus mesophilus:
- the gatC gene encoding Asp-tRNA(Asn)/Glu-tRNA(Gln) amidotransferase subunit GatC translates to MSRISKDQVKHVAHLARLAITEDEAEMFRKQLDDMITHAEQLNELNTDNVEPTTHVLHMKNILREDKPEKGLPIEEVLKNAPDQKDGQIRVPAILE, encoded by the coding sequence ATGTCACGTATTTCTAAGGATCAAGTGAAGCATGTTGCTCACTTAGCACGGTTAGCGATTACAGAAGATGAAGCTGAAATGTTTCGAAAGCAGCTAGACGATATGATTACTCATGCAGAGCAGTTAAATGAATTGAACACAGACAATGTGGAGCCAACTACCCATGTTCTTCATATGAAGAATATTTTAAGAGAAGACAAACCTGAAAAGGGACTTCCGATCGAGGAAGTACTGAAAAATGCACCAGATCAAAAAGATGGTCAAATTCGCGTTCCAGCGATTCTGGAGTAA
- the gatA gene encoding Asp-tRNA(Asn)/Glu-tRNA(Gln) amidotransferase subunit GatA, with protein MSLFEHKISELHSKLHKREISATDLVDESYKRISAVDDKIKAFLTLNEENARAQAREIDNSLGSKNEFGLLFGLPIGLKDNIVTKGLRTTSGSQILANFDPIYDATVVERLKNAETITIGKLNMDEFAMGSSNENSGFVPTRNPWNTDHVPGGSSGGSAAAVAAGEVLFSLGSDTGGSIRQPAAFCGVVGLKPTYGRVSRYGLVAFASSLDQIGPITNTVEDNAYLLQAITGVDPMDSTSANVEVPDFLSSLTGDIKGLKIAVPKEYLMEGVKEEVRQSVLDALKVLEGLGATWDEVSLPHSKYALSTYYLLSSSEASANLARFDGVRYGVRSENAKNLLELYKQTRSEGFGNEVKRRIMLGTFALSSGYYDAYYIKAQKVRTLIKKDFEDIFEKYDVIVGPTTPSPAFKIGENTKDPMTMYANDILTIPVNLAGVPGISVPCGFSNGLPLGLQIIGKHFDESTLYRVAHAYEQATDYHKQKPIL; from the coding sequence ATGTCATTATTTGAGCATAAAATATCTGAATTACATAGTAAATTACATAAAAGAGAAATCAGTGCAACGGATTTAGTTGATGAGTCATATAAACGAATTTCAGCGGTCGATGACAAAATTAAAGCATTTCTAACTTTAAATGAAGAAAATGCTCGGGCTCAGGCAAGGGAAATCGATAACTCGCTTGGTTCAAAGAATGAGTTTGGTCTCTTATTTGGTCTCCCGATTGGTCTCAAGGATAATATTGTAACGAAGGGGCTTCGGACAACCTCTGGAAGTCAAATTCTTGCAAACTTTGATCCTATTTATGATGCAACCGTTGTTGAAAGGCTGAAAAATGCAGAAACAATTACGATTGGAAAACTAAATATGGATGAGTTTGCAATGGGTTCTTCTAATGAGAACTCTGGCTTTGTTCCTACAAGAAATCCATGGAATACAGACCACGTACCAGGTGGATCAAGTGGAGGCTCAGCTGCAGCTGTTGCAGCAGGTGAAGTGTTGTTTTCACTTGGATCTGACACGGGTGGATCGATTCGTCAACCAGCAGCCTTTTGTGGTGTTGTTGGGTTAAAGCCTACATATGGAAGAGTATCACGTTACGGACTTGTTGCGTTCGCTTCCTCCCTAGATCAAATTGGTCCGATTACCAATACGGTCGAAGATAATGCATACTTACTGCAAGCAATAACAGGAGTTGACCCAATGGATTCAACATCTGCAAATGTTGAGGTGCCAGACTTCCTTTCTTCGTTAACTGGAGATATAAAAGGGTTGAAAATTGCCGTTCCTAAGGAATATCTAATGGAAGGTGTAAAAGAAGAGGTTCGTCAGTCCGTTCTAGATGCTCTAAAGGTACTAGAAGGCTTAGGAGCTACATGGGATGAGGTTTCACTTCCGCATTCAAAATATGCCCTATCGACCTATTACTTACTTTCTTCTTCTGAAGCATCTGCTAACTTAGCAAGATTTGATGGGGTAAGATATGGAGTTCGTTCTGAAAACGCGAAGAACCTACTTGAGCTATATAAGCAAACAAGAAGTGAAGGATTCGGAAATGAAGTTAAGCGCCGTATTATGCTTGGTACATTCGCATTAAGCTCGGGTTATTATGATGCTTATTATATTAAGGCACAAAAGGTACGTACATTGATTAAAAAGGATTTTGAAGATATTTTTGAAAAATATGATGTCATTGTTGGACCAACGACACCTTCCCCAGCTTTCAAAATAGGTGAAAACACGAAAGACCCGATGACAATGTATGCAAACGATATTTTAACAATTCCTGTTAACCTTGCTGGTGTACCTGGAATATCGGTACCTTGTGGATTCTCTAATGGGTTACCGCTCGGATTACAAATCATTGGAAAGCATTTCGATGAGTCAACATTATACCGTGTTGCCCATGCGTACGAGCAAGCAACGGATTATCATAAGCAAAAGCCAATTTTGTAA
- the gatB gene encoding Asp-tRNA(Asn)/Glu-tRNA(Gln) amidotransferase subunit GatB, with translation MNFETVIGLEVHVELKTDSKIFSSSPNHFGAAPNTQTSVIELGYPGVLPVLNKRAVEFAMKAAMALNCEVATNTKFDRKNYFYPDNPKAYQISQFDQPIGENGWIDIEVNGQTKRIGITRLHLEEDAGKLTHTGDGYSLVDFNRQGTPLVEIVSEPDIRTPEEAYAYLEKLKSIIQYTGVSDCKMEEGSLRCDANISLRPIGQEKFGTKTELKNLNSFAFVQKGLEFEEKRQEKVLLSGGVIQQETRRYDEAKKETILMRVKEGSDDYRYFPEPDLVQLYIDDEWKERIRSEIPELPDARKKRYIEELNLSVYDAEVLTVTKEMSDFFEETVKKGADPKQASNWLMGDVSAYLNSANKELSEIGLTPESLAKTITLIEDGTLSSKLAKKVFQELLENGGDPEQIVKDKGLVQISDEGTLRKIVTETLDANPQSIEDFKSGKDRAIGFLVGQIMKATKGQANPPLVNKILLEEIKAR, from the coding sequence ATGAACTTTGAAACAGTAATAGGACTTGAAGTCCATGTCGAGCTGAAAACGGACTCGAAGATTTTTTCTAGCAGTCCTAACCATTTTGGAGCAGCCCCTAATACACAAACAAGTGTAATTGAATTAGGGTATCCTGGTGTTTTACCGGTTTTAAATAAACGTGCCGTGGAGTTTGCGATGAAAGCAGCAATGGCTTTAAATTGTGAAGTCGCGACAAACACAAAATTTGACCGAAAAAACTACTTCTATCCAGATAATCCGAAGGCATATCAAATCTCTCAGTTTGACCAACCTATCGGTGAAAATGGCTGGATTGATATTGAGGTAAATGGACAAACGAAGAGAATAGGTATTACACGTCTACACCTAGAGGAAGATGCCGGAAAACTTACTCATACAGGTGACGGCTATTCACTCGTTGATTTTAACCGTCAAGGTACTCCTTTAGTGGAGATTGTTTCTGAGCCTGATATTCGCACACCGGAAGAAGCGTATGCTTACCTTGAAAAGCTAAAATCGATCATCCAATATACAGGTGTGTCTGATTGTAAGATGGAGGAAGGTTCACTTCGTTGTGATGCCAATATTTCGTTACGCCCAATCGGACAAGAAAAATTTGGTACAAAGACAGAGTTGAAAAACTTGAACTCATTTGCCTTCGTTCAAAAGGGATTAGAATTCGAAGAGAAGCGTCAGGAGAAGGTGTTACTTTCCGGTGGTGTTATTCAGCAAGAAACACGTCGTTATGATGAAGCGAAAAAAGAGACAATCTTAATGCGTGTAAAAGAAGGATCTGACGATTATCGGTATTTCCCTGAACCTGACTTAGTGCAGCTCTATATCGATGATGAATGGAAGGAACGTATTCGTTCAGAAATTCCGGAACTACCAGATGCTCGTAAAAAGCGCTATATTGAAGAGCTTAACTTATCCGTTTATGATGCAGAGGTATTAACGGTAACGAAAGAGATGTCTGATTTCTTTGAAGAAACCGTTAAAAAAGGAGCAGATCCAAAGCAGGCTTCCAACTGGTTAATGGGCGACGTATCAGCTTATTTAAACTCAGCTAACAAGGAGCTAAGTGAAATTGGACTAACTCCAGAAAGCCTTGCAAAAACAATTACACTTATAGAGGATGGTACCCTTTCTTCTAAGCTCGCGAAAAAAGTATTTCAAGAGTTGTTAGAAAATGGTGGGGATCCCGAGCAAATCGTTAAAGACAAAGGTCTCGTACAAATTTCTGATGAGGGTACTTTACGTAAAATTGTGACTGAGACGTTAGATGCAAACCCTCAATCAATTGAAGATTTTAAAAGCGGTAAGGACCGTGCAATTGGTTTCCTAGTTGGGCAGATTATGAAAGCGACAAAGGGCCAGGCGAACCCACCGTTGGTAAATAAGATCCTACTTGAAGAAATTAAAGCTCGTTAA
- a CDS encoding diacylglycerol kinase: MKRARIIYNPTSGRELFKRHLPEVLQRLEKAGYETSCHATTGAGDATRAASFAVERRFDVVIAAGGDGTINEVVNGLAEQDFRPKLGIIPVGTTNDFARAIGVPRTIDEATNIICEGETLPIDLGKVNGQFFINIAGGGKLTELTYEVPSKLKTMLGQLAYYLKGMEMLPSIKPTTVEIEYDGKVFEGEIMLFLVCNTNSVGGFEKLAPAADFSDGMFDLIILKKANLADFVKIASLALKGDHLSDPHIIYTKANRIKVSSQEKIQLNLDGEYGGVVPSEFMNYYQHLNVFVSKEKIKQLNG, from the coding sequence ATGAAACGTGCTCGAATAATTTATAATCCTACTTCAGGAAGAGAGCTTTTTAAAAGGCATCTACCTGAGGTGTTACAAAGACTAGAAAAGGCTGGATATGAAACATCGTGTCATGCCACGACGGGAGCAGGTGATGCAACTAGAGCGGCTAGCTTTGCTGTGGAGCGAAGATTTGATGTTGTTATAGCAGCCGGTGGAGACGGAACCATTAATGAAGTCGTAAATGGACTTGCTGAGCAAGACTTCCGCCCAAAACTGGGGATTATCCCAGTGGGAACAACGAATGATTTCGCTCGTGCAATTGGTGTGCCCCGTACAATTGATGAAGCTACTAATATTATTTGTGAGGGTGAAACTCTTCCGATTGACCTTGGAAAAGTAAATGGTCAGTTCTTCATTAATATCGCTGGTGGGGGTAAGCTAACGGAGCTTACCTACGAGGTTCCTAGTAAGCTAAAAACAATGCTTGGTCAGCTGGCATATTATCTTAAGGGGATGGAAATGCTTCCTTCGATTAAACCAACCACCGTTGAAATCGAATATGATGGCAAGGTTTTTGAAGGTGAAATTATGTTATTCCTCGTGTGTAACACTAATTCTGTTGGTGGATTTGAAAAGCTAGCTCCAGCCGCTGACTTCAGTGATGGGATGTTTGATTTAATTATATTAAAAAAAGCAAACCTTGCTGACTTTGTTAAAATAGCTTCACTTGCCTTAAAGGGTGACCATTTAAGTGATCCTCACATCATTTATACAAAAGCAAATCGAATTAAGGTGAGTTCTCAAGAGAAAATTCAGCTTAATCTAGATGGTGAATATGGTGGAGTAGTTCCTAGTGAATTCATGAATTACTATCAGCATTTAAACGTATTTGTGTCAAAAGAGAAAATTAAACAATTGAATGGATAA
- a CDS encoding SCO family protein, producing the protein MKNWMWVLLILVGSVMVYFFWPNEDRLPAMKSVEPFEMETMEGSTYDSENNKIKLVAFFYTNCPDICPLTFVDLKQLQKQLKDKDKFGSEVEFVTITLDPEFDTTERLVRYAEAFDVDSTGWKVVRTNLDYTNEIATDFQMNFKKEDNFITHGTKMFLVDNDHKIRAIYDMANPEEKVDLNQILDDLDYLLQ; encoded by the coding sequence ATGAAGAATTGGATGTGGGTTTTACTAATATTAGTAGGTTCGGTCATGGTGTATTTCTTTTGGCCTAATGAAGACCGTTTACCTGCAATGAAAAGTGTAGAGCCTTTTGAGATGGAGACGATGGAGGGCTCTACCTATGATTCTGAAAATAATAAGATTAAGTTAGTTGCTTTCTTTTACACCAATTGTCCAGATATATGTCCGTTAACCTTTGTGGACCTTAAACAGTTACAGAAGCAGCTTAAGGATAAAGATAAGTTTGGGTCTGAGGTGGAGTTTGTAACGATTACGTTGGATCCTGAGTTTGATACAACTGAAAGATTAGTTCGATATGCAGAAGCCTTTGATGTTGATTCTACAGGGTGGAAGGTAGTACGCACAAATCTTGATTACACTAATGAAATTGCTACCGATTTTCAGATGAACTTTAAAAAAGAAGACAACTTTATTACTCATGGAACTAAGATGTTCTTAGTAGATAATGATCATAAGATTCGTGCAATATACGATATGGCAAACCCTGAAGAAAAGGTTGATCTTAACCAGATTTTGGATGATCTAGATTACCTGCTCCAGTAA
- the rlmD gene encoding 23S rRNA (uracil(1939)-C(5))-methyltransferase RlmD, producing MSKGTAPIEKNETYHVTFHDLTHDGAGVAKVEGFPIFVAGALPGETGVIKVVKVKKGYAFGRLVELQQESEYRVESACPIYKQCGGCQLQHMSYEGQLQAKHKQVVEVLARIGQLQDVNVHPVLGMDEPWRYRNKAQVPVGEREGGLVAGFYQQRSHDIINMEECLIQEQINDDLVQGAKKICELNGVRAYDEERHRGNLRHIMVRYGQMTGEAMVVLVTRENKLPNQEKIIEEIRKISPNIKSIVQNVNNKKTNVIMGDVTKVLWGEEYIYDYIGDIKFAISARSFYQVNPKQTKVLYEQALNYAELNGSETVIDAYCGIGTISLFLAQRAKRVYGVEIVPEAISDAKRNAKINGMENVDFAVGEAEKVIPWWYAQGIRADVLVVDPPRKGCDDALLQTIIEMKPKRVVYVSCNPATLARDLRVLEDGGFKTIEVQPVDMFPHTTHVECVAQIILKV from the coding sequence ATGTCAAAAGGTACAGCACCAATAGAAAAAAATGAAACGTATCACGTTACCTTTCATGATCTTACACATGACGGAGCAGGAGTAGCAAAGGTTGAGGGGTTTCCGATCTTTGTTGCAGGAGCACTGCCTGGTGAAACCGGAGTCATTAAAGTTGTTAAGGTCAAAAAGGGCTATGCATTCGGACGGTTAGTAGAGCTTCAACAAGAGAGTGAATACCGTGTAGAATCTGCCTGCCCAATTTATAAACAATGTGGAGGCTGTCAGCTTCAGCATATGAGCTATGAAGGCCAGCTACAAGCAAAGCATAAACAGGTTGTCGAGGTGCTTGCTCGGATTGGTCAGCTTCAGGATGTCAACGTACATCCTGTGCTTGGAATGGACGAGCCGTGGCGCTATCGAAATAAGGCTCAGGTTCCAGTAGGAGAACGTGAAGGTGGATTAGTGGCGGGCTTTTATCAGCAACGTTCACATGACATTATTAATATGGAAGAATGTCTGATCCAAGAGCAAATTAATGATGATCTTGTTCAGGGAGCAAAGAAAATCTGTGAATTAAACGGTGTACGTGCCTATGATGAGGAGCGCCATCGTGGAAACCTTCGACATATCATGGTTCGTTACGGACAAATGACGGGTGAGGCTATGGTTGTCCTTGTCACGAGGGAAAACAAGCTGCCTAATCAAGAGAAAATCATAGAAGAAATAAGGAAGATCTCACCCAATATAAAATCAATTGTCCAAAACGTAAATAATAAGAAGACAAATGTCATTATGGGCGATGTAACAAAAGTACTTTGGGGTGAGGAGTACATTTACGACTATATTGGCGACATCAAATTTGCTATTTCAGCAAGGTCATTCTATCAAGTAAACCCAAAGCAAACAAAGGTGCTTTATGAACAAGCCTTGAATTATGCTGAACTTAATGGTAGTGAAACGGTGATTGATGCTTATTGTGGAATTGGAACCATCTCCTTGTTCTTAGCTCAAAGAGCTAAGCGTGTATATGGAGTTGAAATTGTTCCCGAAGCCATTTCGGATGCGAAGCGAAATGCGAAAATCAATGGAATGGAAAATGTGGATTTTGCCGTTGGGGAAGCAGAGAAAGTCATTCCTTGGTGGTATGCACAAGGAATTCGGGCAGATGTATTAGTGGTGGATCCTCCTCGTAAGGGCTGTGATGATGCCTTATTACAGACGATTATAGAGATGAAGCCTAAGAGAGTTGTATATGTATCCTGTAACCCTGCAACGCTTGCTCGTGATTTAAGAGTGTTGGAGGATGGTGGGTTTAAAACAATTGAAGTACAGCCCGTTGATATGTTTCCTCATACAACTCATGTGGAGTGTGTGGCGCAGATTATATTAAAAGTTTAG
- a CDS encoding glycoside hydrolase family 13 protein, whose product MKKTWWKESVVYQIYPRSFNDTNGDGIGDLKGITEKLDYLKDLGVNVIWLSPVYKSPNDDNGYDISDYQDIMDEFGTIEDWEELLAEMHKRGLKLIMDLVVNHSSDEHAWFVESKKSKDNPYRDYYIWRPGKDGKEPNNWESAFSGSAWQYDEQTDEYFLHLFSKKQPDLNWENPKVRQEVYNMMSWWLDKGIDGFRMDVINFISKVPGLPDAPNPEGKRYVGGGEYFINGPRIHEFLHEMNKEVLSKYDVLTVGEMPGAKVEDAQLYTGDDREELNMVFTFEHVDLDSGPNGKWDLKPLNLVDLKENVTKWQKGLHEAGWNSLYLNNHDQPRMVSRFGNDKEYRVESAKMLATFLHMLQGTPYVYQGEEIGMTNIRFESIDEYKDIEILNMYKEKVIEGNEDHDKVMESIYVKGRDNARTPVQWDDSEHAGFTTGEPWLTVNPNYKEINAKKAVADPNSVYNYYKELIRLRKNHEIIVYGEYDLILEDHPQIYSYTRSYNGEKLLVITNFSDKEVAFENPEIVQFNAEEVLISNYEVDFSKDVSSLTLRPYEARVYRGN is encoded by the coding sequence ATGAAAAAAACTTGGTGGAAAGAAAGTGTTGTATATCAAATCTATCCTCGTAGTTTTAATGATACAAATGGTGACGGTATCGGAGATTTAAAAGGAATTACAGAAAAGCTTGATTATCTAAAAGACTTAGGTGTTAATGTCATTTGGTTATCTCCAGTATATAAATCACCTAATGATGATAATGGTTATGATATCAGTGATTATCAAGATATTATGGATGAGTTTGGAACAATAGAGGACTGGGAAGAACTTCTTGCAGAAATGCATAAGCGTGGCTTGAAGTTAATCATGGATTTAGTAGTAAATCATTCATCAGATGAGCATGCGTGGTTTGTTGAATCTAAAAAGTCAAAGGATAATCCTTATAGGGATTATTATATTTGGAGACCTGGTAAAGACGGAAAAGAACCAAATAACTGGGAATCTGCTTTTAGCGGTTCAGCATGGCAATATGATGAACAAACAGATGAGTATTTCTTACATCTGTTTAGTAAGAAACAACCTGATTTAAACTGGGAGAATCCAAAGGTACGCCAAGAAGTGTACAATATGATGTCTTGGTGGCTGGATAAAGGCATTGATGGCTTCCGAATGGATGTAATTAATTTTATTTCCAAGGTACCAGGGTTGCCGGATGCACCTAACCCAGAAGGTAAGCGATATGTTGGTGGCGGTGAATATTTTATAAATGGACCACGCATTCATGAATTCTTGCATGAAATGAACAAAGAGGTTTTATCAAAATATGATGTGCTCACGGTAGGTGAAATGCCTGGTGCTAAGGTTGAGGATGCGCAGCTTTATACAGGTGATGACCGTGAAGAGCTAAATATGGTGTTTACCTTTGAGCATGTAGACCTTGATTCAGGACCAAATGGAAAATGGGACCTAAAACCACTTAACTTGGTTGATTTAAAAGAAAATGTTACTAAATGGCAAAAAGGTCTCCATGAAGCTGGTTGGAATAGCTTATATTTAAACAACCATGATCAACCTCGTATGGTTTCAAGGTTTGGTAATGACAAAGAATACCGAGTAGAATCTGCTAAAATGTTAGCCACCTTCCTACATATGCTTCAAGGTACTCCATATGTATATCAAGGTGAAGAAATTGGAATGACAAATATCCGATTTGAATCAATTGATGAATACAAAGATATAGAAATTTTGAATATGTACAAAGAGAAAGTCATTGAGGGTAATGAAGATCATGATAAAGTGATGGAGTCGATCTATGTAAAGGGTCGTGACAATGCGAGAACCCCTGTCCAATGGGATGACAGCGAGCATGCAGGATTTACAACTGGTGAGCCATGGCTCACAGTAAATCCAAACTACAAAGAAATTAACGCTAAAAAAGCTGTTGCTGATCCAAATTCAGTGTACAACTATTATAAAGAATTGATTCGTCTACGAAAAAATCATGAAATCATCGTGTATGGTGAATATGATTTAATCCTAGAAGATCATCCACAAATTTATTCTTATACAAGATCTTATAACGGTGAAAAATTGCTTGTTATCACAAACTTTAGTGATAAAGAGGTAGCTTTTGAAAATCCAGAAATTGTTCAGTTTAATGCTGAAGAAGTGTTGATTAGTAATTATGAGGTCGATTTCAGTAAAGATGTTTCATCTTTAACGTTGCGCCCTTATGAGGCAAGAGTTTATAGAGGTAATTAG
- a CDS encoding TIGR02206 family membrane protein: MFSVTEMRTFELFSIQHIAAFLFFVLVSFCLIYFRRTLKPHQSFIKWTLFSILVLSEVSAQIWVLATGQWELGSLPLHLCSISTFISIYLFLKPSKKAFYLLYFTGMIPAILSIVTPELFYQFPHYRFLKYFLHHSAITWSVLFFLVYEGYRVPKKAIWTGFLLLNIISIPIFFINLLLDTNFFYLAKPTESQTILSFFGSGIMYYINLEIAALIVFIITYLPMGLLLKKEKNTDM, from the coding sequence ATGTTTTCGGTTACAGAGATGCGCACGTTTGAATTATTTTCGATTCAGCACATTGCAGCATTTTTGTTTTTTGTGCTTGTCTCTTTTTGCCTCATTTACTTTAGACGGACACTAAAGCCACATCAGTCCTTCATTAAGTGGACGCTATTCAGCATTCTGGTATTGAGTGAGGTATCAGCTCAAATTTGGGTATTGGCAACCGGTCAATGGGAGCTAGGGAGTTTACCGTTACACCTTTGTTCCATTAGTACTTTTATCTCCATCTATCTATTTTTAAAGCCTAGTAAAAAAGCATTTTACTTGTTGTACTTTACTGGAATGATTCCTGCCATTTTAAGTATAGTTACGCCTGAATTATTTTATCAGTTTCCTCATTATCGTTTTTTAAAATATTTCCTACACCATTCTGCTATTACGTGGTCTGTATTATTCTTCCTCGTTTATGAAGGTTATCGAGTTCCAAAGAAAGCAATTTGGACCGGCTTCTTACTACTTAATATCATATCCATTCCGATCTTTTTCATTAATCTCCTTCTAGACACTAATTTCTTCTACTTGGCGAAACCAACCGAATCCCAAACGATCCTATCCTTTTTCGGCTCAGGCATTATGTATTATATTAATCTTGAAATTGCAGCATTAATTGTTTTTATTATCACGTATCTTCCAATGGGGCTGTTGTTGAAAAAGGAGAAAAACACAGACATGTAA
- a CDS encoding phosphatidate cytidylyltransferase has translation MNSTLWTQLVIFSSLLAISLLVLIMKRTQPSKDFSSLSIRVKTWWGMFLIFMFATLFNPVVSLLSLMILCFFALKEYYSMMKTRKVDRRAFLWAYLSIPIQFYWIYIEWYGMFIVFIPIYVFLFLPLPRILGNKGTVGFLRSVSSTQWGLMLMVFGLSHLAYFQFASPVYGANLVLFLVLLTQLNDAVHFLISLYLGKKKVIPTANPHISWEGFVGATIITTTVAYLIFPYLTPFDVTFGIISGLLIAFGGFFGALTISVLKRDLLLGETTKATTLKESYLSRVDSLTYTAPLFFHVIRYFFDFM, from the coding sequence TTGAATAGTACACTCTGGACACAATTAGTTATATTTAGTAGCTTACTAGCTATTAGCTTATTAGTTTTAATCATGAAGAGGACTCAACCAAGCAAAGATTTCTCTTCTCTCTCCATTCGTGTAAAAACATGGTGGGGAATGTTTTTGATTTTTATGTTTGCGACGTTATTTAATCCAGTGGTTTCTTTATTGTCCTTAATGATTCTTTGTTTCTTCGCTCTTAAAGAATACTATTCTATGATGAAAACAAGAAAGGTTGATCGCCGAGCATTTCTGTGGGCCTATTTGTCTATCCCCATTCAATTTTACTGGATTTATATTGAATGGTATGGAATGTTTATTGTCTTTATCCCCATTTATGTATTCTTATTTTTACCACTACCCCGAATATTAGGTAACAAGGGAACAGTTGGTTTTTTGCGATCGGTCAGTTCTACCCAATGGGGATTAATGCTCATGGTCTTTGGTTTAAGTCACCTAGCCTACTTCCAGTTTGCATCCCCCGTTTATGGGGCAAATCTGGTACTATTTTTAGTTTTATTAACACAGCTGAATGATGCTGTACATTTTCTAATCTCACTATATTTGGGTAAGAAAAAAGTGATTCCAACCGCCAACCCTCATATTTCCTGGGAAGGTTTTGTTGGTGCAACAATCATAACAACAACTGTTGCCTATTTGATTTTCCCATACTTAACTCCATTCGATGTTACGTTTGGAATCATCTCAGGGTTACTAATTGCTTTTGGAGGATTCTTTGGAGCACTTACCATCTCCGTGTTAAAACGAGACCTATTACTTGGAGAGACCACAAAAGCTACTACGTTAAAGGAAAGTTACTTAAGTCGCGTTGATAGTTTAACATATACTGCTCCATTGTTTTTTCATGTAATCAGATACTTTTTTGATTTTATGTAA
- a CDS encoding sigma-70 family RNA polymerase sigma factor produces MLKLVKKAQQGDDQAFLKLFQQYEEDIYRMAYVYVKNEGDALDVVQEVAYRSFKKIGTLQKPEYFKSWLVKIAITCSIDLIKKNNKVVQLNPEFEEYIGVEDQDVSLSITLHEVMNQLNAEEKSIVLLKYYEGYSFKEISNSLEMPLGTTKSILYRALGKLRTKLKEAEIQ; encoded by the coding sequence ATGTTGAAATTAGTAAAGAAGGCTCAACAAGGTGACGATCAAGCATTTTTAAAGCTTTTTCAGCAATATGAAGAAGATATATACAGGATGGCCTATGTCTATGTGAAAAATGAAGGAGATGCCCTAGACGTGGTTCAGGAAGTGGCATATCGCTCCTTTAAAAAGATTGGTACCTTACAAAAGCCTGAATACTTTAAGTCATGGCTAGTGAAAATTGCCATTACTTGTTCCATAGATTTAATTAAGAAAAATAACAAGGTTGTTCAACTAAATCCTGAGTTTGAAGAGTACATAGGAGTAGAAGACCAGGATGTCTCTCTTTCTATAACACTACACGAGGTAATGAATCAGTTGAACGCGGAAGAAAAAAGTATCGTTCTTTTAAAGTATTACGAAGGTTATTCGTTTAAGGAGATTTCTAATTCACTAGAGATGCCCTTGGGAACCACTAAATCTATTTTATACCGTGCATTAGGAAAGCTTCGAACTAAACTTAAGGAGGCTGAAATACAATGA